GACAGCTCTTACGGGTGAGGTTATACTGATAAGAGATATAACGAGACTCAGGGAGATGGAAATGCAGTATGAGAGGAACAAGAGATTGATTGCCATGGGAGAGATGGCTGCTCATATAGTGCATGAGATAAGGAATCCCCTCTGCAGTATAGAGCTTTTTGCCACGATGCTTGAAAAGGAGATTCTTACTGATAGGGGCAAGGAATTATCAAGGGGTATATCATCAGGTATCAGAAGTCTTAATACAATACTTACCAATATGCTTATTTTTGCAAGACCGGGGAGTATAAATCCGAGACCTATAAGTTCTTCAGATATATTAAGCGGGGTGTTTCAGATGTTAGGGCCGATACTTAATTCAAGCAATGTGACCGTACACTGCTCCAAGAATGAATTTTTGCTTATGGGAGACAGGGAACTTTTAATACAGGCAATCCTTAATATCGTGATAAATGCCATTCAGGCAATGCCAGAAGGAGGAACTGTCTGGATAAATGTATATGAAGGAGATGGATTGGTTAATTTTTCAATCAGAGATACAGGCAGGGGTATAGAACCGGAGATAATGGACAGAATATTTGATCCCTTTTTTACAACAAAGGACAATGGAACTGGTTTGGGTCTTGCCATCACAGCAAAAATTATTCAGGCCCATGGAGGTCTTATAAATGTAAATAGCGAACCTGGCAGGGGAAGTGAATTCATATTATCATTGCCGAAGAGGGAGGAAGAAAAAACAGAGGTCTCAACAAAAAAGGGCCATTCTCTTATTACTGACCTCTGAGTTATCTTCTGGAGGTTTGGATGTCAAAAAATAATAGCTCCATACTTATAGTGGATGATGATCTTCAGATGAGGAATGCCCTTAGTGAAGCAGTAAGGAGCCTTGGCTATATGGCTGACATTTCCGATAACGGAAATTCCGCGATTGAGAAGTTAAAACAGAAAGCCTATTCACTCGTAATAACTGATATGAAAATGCCGGGCATGGATGGTATAGGACTCATAAGAGAGATAAGAAGGATAGCAGGAAATCTTCCTGTGCTTGTTATCACAGGATATGGAACAGTGGAGAATGCTGTTCTTGCAATGAAGAGTGGAGCAACGGATTATCTTATGAAACCCTTCTCCTTTGATGTGCTCAGAAGAGCTATAGAATCAGTGATAGAAAATACACCTACCGATAAAGAAGTCATAACGGAAAATCCTGAGCTAAAAAAAATACTGTCCATAGCAGATGAGCTCGCTAAGAGTGATATCACAGTTCTTATCACAGGAGAGAGCGGTACCGGCAAAGAACTCCTTGCAAGGTATATCTACAGAAGGAGCAGGAGGTCAAAGGGACCTTTTGTAGCTGTTAACTGTGCAGCTATTCCCGAAAACCTTCTTGAATCAGAACTCTTTGGCTATGAAAAAGGTGCCTTCACCGGAGCCGTTGAAAGAA
The window above is part of the Thermodesulfovibrionales bacterium genome. Proteins encoded here:
- a CDS encoding ATP-binding protein, encoding TALTGEVILIRDITRLREMEMQYERNKRLIAMGEMAAHIVHEIRNPLCSIELFATMLEKEILTDRGKELSRGISSGIRSLNTILTNMLIFARPGSINPRPISSSDILSGVFQMLGPILNSSNVTVHCSKNEFLLMGDRELLIQAILNIVINAIQAMPEGGTVWINVYEGDGLVNFSIRDTGRGIEPEIMDRIFDPFFTTKDNGTGLGLAITAKIIQAHGGLINVNSEPGRGSEFILSLPKREEEKTEVSTKKGHSLITDL